TGTCCTCACTTCTCTGAATTATAGTTTGTCGCGCGAGGACTTTGGTACTCACAAGTATAGAAAAACATGtccgcatgcacacgcacacaccgtCTGGTACAGCTAACATTGTGGAGACACAATTCAGtaccattcaaaatcctattttccataactcctaaccctaaacctgacaCTAACCTAACCCATACttttacccttacccttaaccctaactccaatcttaacccaaaaacctaaccttaaccctaaccttaaacctaaccctagctcctaaccctaaaactaaccctggaATCTAAACCTTACCCTCAAAATAATTCTAACCCTATacaccctagaaatagcatttgacctcgtggggactaacaaaatatCCCCAGTTGGTCAACATCTTGTTTGTTTACTAGAATAGTtaaacacacgcacactcaccacacacacacacacgcgcacacgcgcgcacacgcgcacacacgcacacacgcacacacgcacacacacacacacacacacacacgcacacacacacacacacacacacacacacacacacacacacacagtgcaattGGAGAGTCATCCAGATGCTCCCATGAGTTTTTTTACTGAGTCAGCAAGTGACATGTCCGGCTCCGCTTTGTGCTGCAGCCAGCTGTGTAGCTCCTCCCTCAGAGTCCTGTGGGCGTCTTCTGGCTAAAGCCATTTGGGAATAGGTTAGATAGGAATAAATGTGTCAAACAGTTTGGCATGACACCAATGAAACATATTAGCATATTAGCATACCTTCTAGCATATAGTCAGAGTGTCAGTCTGGTCATCCTCCAGTAGTCCTGCTATGCAGAGGTAAGGCGTGGCGATGGGCTGGAGGTGGGGGTGTGTCTGGTCGGGGAGGGGATGGTCTGAGTAAGAGGGGCTAGGGGGAACACCCGTCTGCAGGATGAATTGCTGCAGGTTACACTGCCTCAGTTCCTTGTTCAGCTCCTCCAGCGCCTCACACCTCTCCTGGAGGGCAGAGACAAGATGTCATGTTATTTCAATGTCAAGCATCAAACAGTTTCATGTAAACTGGattgttaaaacctcttatggatcaaatcccgttagcgggatcgatttgacaacatccggtgaaatggcagatcgccaaattcaaatgaaattattcgtaatatttaactttcatacaatcacaagtgcaatacaccaaaatgaagcttaacttcttgttaacatctctagggtagggggcagcattcggaattttggatgaaaaacatggcCAAATTAAACGGGCTGccactcgggcccagaagatatgatatgcctataactggtagatttggatagacaacaatctaaagtttccaaaactgttaaaacctgttaaggatatggcagacatacgccccctttggagagattgggtacccctagtaaactggaaaaaaaatcggtcacaaattgctaatatatgcaaataacaattattattggatagaaaacactctaaagattctaaaaccgttggaattatgtctgtaagtatagcagaactcacagggcaggcattcttccaaactagtttttgtggccatgaaagttggagcaactttgacgtcatggcccccacccttcccaaccagctatgattctgggaacactttctatctcttccgctagatgtcctctttcattagagcttcaaatcgttcaaatcccgcaagaattgaccctatgggagtgaaattagtgcgtgccacgagagaataggctgtgcgtatgggcgcgaattggtcccagccattcctttgtttccagcactcaagagaagggcagacgatggccgattgatattgaagtttgttttgcacgtctaaaacatcataaagcttgcttctgcacttagtttgacctgtttagtcgacatataatgtgtaattttgaagttttgatgcgcaacttatccggaccagaggacgttttgggtgcatttcagctgatgttattagcagtagctaatacaaagacgcaagacttgaaaccaaacgatgtattgggtaagtatgaagccttccagaacattctgaacgaagaccatcgaaggtaagggaatatttatgcttaaatctgtgtttctgttgactccaacattacgtggaaatgtagcttggaactgagcgctgtctcagcatatggaatagtgtgcgatttctgtaacgttaaaaataaatctaacacagcggttgcataaagaagcagtgtatctttctaactatatgtagaacatgtatatttagtcaaagtttatgatgtctatttacgttatcttgccgcgctacatagatttcctgcgggcatttttgagtaatttctgaaggtgaactcactgtaaatggacatttatggatataaatggcatattattgaaaaaaaaaaatatgtactgtgtaatatgttatattactgtcatctgatgaagattttcaaaaggttagtgagcgatttattttttaatcctgcgtttgttgattgcatgttttggctattgaaatgagctgtgtctggtggtggttttacatatatatgtgctatgtttttgccgtaaaacattttagaaatctgacttgctggctagatgaacaagatgtttatctttcatttgagctattggacttgttaatgtgtggaggttaaatatttttaagaatatttttgcgttccatgcgccaccgtttcagctgcacgtgggagggttgatccccaattgggaaccaatatcgtagacaggttaaaatagtgtctgtgactATACCTGAtataactgatttggcaggcgaaaagcTGAGAAAAATTcattcaggaagtattttttattttggttttgaagttttctattcaatgccattacagtatccattgacttaggactcaatttgccgttcctatgccttccacttgatgtcaacagtctttagaaattgtttcaggcttgtattcttataaatgagggagtaagaccagtctgaattagtggaccctgacgtgtcacagagttttttcatgcgcaatcccgagagtgcatttcttgtttaccttttatattgacaacgttattgtccggttgaaatattatagatcatttaggctaaaaacaacctgaggattgaatataaacatcgtttgacatgtttctatgaactttacggatacaatttcgattttttttgtctgcctgttttgactgcatttgagcctgtggattactgaagaaaacgcgcaaacaaaactgaggtttttggatataaagagactttatccaacaaaatgaacatttattgagtaaataaatgtcttctgagtgcaaccatatgaagatcatcaaaggtaagggactaattgtatctctatttctgagttttgtaacgcttctgcttggctggttactgtttgtaagaatttgtcaactgggctatgttctcaaataatcgtaaggtatgctttcgccgtaaagcatttttcaaatctgacaccgtggttggattcacaagaagttaatctttaaacctatgtaaaatatgttttgttttctgaatttttataatgagtatttctgtatttgaatttggcactctgcaatctcactggatgttggccagatgggacgctagagaggttaatccagccaccatgtcagatttcaaaaaggcttttacggctaaagcaaaccatgctattatctgaggacagcatgccatcaaacaaacacatgacaattatatttcaacccgccaggcccgacacaaaactcagaaataacactataattcatgccttacgtTTGAAGATcgtcttctgttggcactccattatgtcccataaacatcacaaatagtCATTTTGTTAGATTAATTACGTCGTTacatccccaaaatgtcaatttatttggcgctttgattcagaaaaacaccagTTCCAAATTGCCCAACatgaaaacaaatgatctaataaattacctgtaatcttggtccaaacatttcaaacaactttcctaatccaactttaggtattttaaaatgtaaataattgataaaatttaagacgggacAAACTGTGTTCAATAGAGGATACAATGAAAGTTGAGCGAGCGCCAGGTCCCGCGCCCCAAACAAAAGAGTATACTTGGCTATACTCCCAGAAAGGAAAGGGCTACTTCTTCAgtactcaaaggaaaaacatcaaccaatttataaagactgttgacatctagtggaagcaataggaactaTTGAAACGGGCTTGCCGTAGAAACCTAATGGAAAACAGATTGACCTAAACAGAAAatccctggatggattgtgctcggggtttcgcctgccaaatcagttctgttatactcacagacattattcaaacagttttcgaaacttcagggtgtgttctatccaaatctactaataatatgcatatcctagcttctgggcctgagtagcaggcagtttactttgggaatgcttttcatccggacgtgaaaataccgccccctagctTAGAGAGGTTATAAATGGGGCAGTACagttaaaaacattattttcctGTGGTTTTATGATATTTCCACGCTATGAGGTCAAAATAACACTTCTGAAAATTCTGATAATGTAGTAGGATCTCATCTGATACTACTCTAGTTATGAGGTTTGTAGCCAAATGGGGTGGAATAAATGATTCAGGGGAGGATGAGTATCCAAAAAAACTCATAGGGCTGGATTCCCAGACACAAAGTTTTAGTCCAGGGCTCGGCTTAATCCGTCGGGGAAACCGTCCCATAAGAAAGCGTAGGGAAAGGCAGTTGTTCTATTATTAACACAGGAAGCCAAAGGTAAGTTTCCATCTCTGGGTAGACAACACAGGTGTATTCCACAGGTGTCCGCTCAAGTTCAATAACTCCTCTTTATTGCTCTCCTGCTATTACAGGATACAGTTAACCCCCAGACTGCCGAGTTACACAATGTACTGCCTCTGGGCTTACAGTGTCAGATACAAAGAATAATCCCCAAACAAGTTATATAGAATGTGACGCAACCATCTTTGAACAAAGCTCTTTTATACTGAACATCCTAGGTTGCTTTCACTGGGTTTAGCTCTTGTGAGACGTTTAGCGGTGAGTGGCTTTGTCAGTCATTTTGTATCATTGAACACAATGAAGGGATTATAGTCTGATTGCTACATGCACTACATACAcaaaaaaagtgctatctagaacctaaaagggttcttcggcaaTAGGGGaaacctttgaagaaccctttttggttccaggtagaaccctattggTTTCCATATAGAACTCTTTCTCCAGAGGGTTTGGAAccatttttctaagagtgtaggctaGTAATCTAACACAATTGGACAGGTTAGAGTTTCCACATAAGAGGGATTTATTGGCGAGACAAGGGAAATGGTTCAACTCCCATTGGGATCTTCATGAAGCAAAATGGATGCCGTAACATACGGCATCCATAATAGGAACTATAATGTCGTCAGATCTTAGGAAAAACTCAGTCAGTGGTTATGTATTAAACTGTACCTGTAACCGTAATTCTGCAGTCTGTAATGCTTTTTTCGTCTCTGTCAATGACATGTCCACCTCTGCCCCCTTCTGAAGCCGATTGTGTAGTTCCTCCCTCAGCGGTCCCAGGGCCTCCTCTGGTTGCGGGGTGCCCGGACGAGAGCTCCGTCTGCGGGCCTCAACACGAAAGTCCTGCCCCAGCCTGGATGAATGGCTCTGGAGGTCCTTGAGCCGGAAGTTGTATTCATCCATAGAGGCGTAGAGTTGGTGCAGATGTCCCTGGATATCTGTACGGCCAATACAAATCTGTATTGGTGCCTGGATGGTCCTACTGTATATGAGTGTAGGCCTACATATTCCTAGGTTACATACATTATTGCTGCATAAATTACGTGTGCGTCGGAGATGTGTAACATATACTGATATCCTAAGATGTGTTTTCAAAATTGCCCCTGAGGGGATTGATAGGTGTATTGAAGTGACTGGAATTTAATGGAATACATACCCTGCTCCTTGTCCTTCTCTTGCTGCATCTGCTTCTCCCAGTAATCCCCATGCAGCTCTGCCTCATTCTGTCTCATTCTTGTCTCCAGCACATCCATCTCCTCTACTAGGCCTGGATTCAGGCCTGGGACAGGAGTTACAGGCCTCCCCATCTCCCACACCTCTGCCTCCCTTTCCAAAGCCACCAGATGGGACTCCAGGTCCTTTAGCACCTCCTGCTGCTGCAGCACCTGCCTGAAGACCTCCTCCTTGGATGGGTCAGAaggggagagtgggggaggggaggcGGTGGGGGAGACCAGGGATGGAACAGGCGAGGCCCTGGGCTCTGGTGAGGCTCTTGGACTAGGTGACCAGGCCTTGTTAGCTTTAGTCCTTCTGGGGATTGTAGAAGGACCAAGGTTGAAAGTGAGGGCCTTCTTCGGCTCTCGGCATCTGGAGGGCATGGGTGTAGGGTGCCTGAGCAAAGGGTGGACCCTATCCAGGGTGGGTCTGTTAGGTCCGTCAGTGCTGGAGGGGCCTGTGCGACGCAAGATGAACTGGACCTCGATGGCCAGCTGACCCAGATAAGACAGAGACTCTAAGGGACAGTCATCTGCCACAAGCTGCATCTCTGTGCCTCGCAGCTTCTGGATGAGAACATAGCGACCTGTCTGACCTGTGGAAAAGACACACCAAGACAGGAGTGAGATTGGAGGGAATAAGCTGATAAACTGTGCTCAAAAAGCTTTGAAACGAATGAACAGCAAAGGCAATTACATCAGACAAAGACTGACCAATAGCCTGTGCGAGGGCGATGACCACATCCTGACAGGAAGTCTCCAATGATAGGCCGCACACCACCCTGACCACGCCATCCACCCATACCTTCAGCTCCATCTTGGCCTGTCAATCAAACTCAGAGGAACATGGCCACCACAGCATCCACctgtgagagaggaggggaaatgtCAATATACTGAGTTCAAATAATAAACTATTTCACAGTACAAAATCAACCAATAACCCCTAGGTGCAAATATCAGGTATTTCAATGGAGGAAATTAGTTTGGTGCGTATTCCCATAACTGGAGCTGAAGACTTCAACAGAAAAACTCTCACGCTTCTCTTGTGGGAAAAATGTGACCGCCCAACTGAAATCCGACACCTACAGTCCTGCACCTATCATCTGTATTGACGCCTGACCAGAGAAGGCAGAACCAACCAGAGAGtaaggggaggtgaggaggaggtgtATTGTGTTACATTCTCATGGTGTTAATATCCTGGTATGAGCAAAAACCAATTCAACTCTGCACCTAAGAATTTGATAGGAAAATATGGCTTCCTATGCTGTAAACCTAGAGACAGAACGTAATACCTCtttggaagaggaggatgagataggaagaagagagagaggaggacacagACACCAAGGCAGCCTAAGAATGTTGCTCTTCAAAAggccaagacctctccatcacagttGACAACTCCAAGGTGTCCCCCTTCCCAGAGTGCAAAGagccttggcgtgaccctggacaacaccctgttttTCTCTGCAAACATTAAAGCAGGGATTcatcctgcaggttcatgctctacaactaccgtagagtacgaccctacctcacacaggaagcggcacAGGTCCTAATACAGGCACTTGTCATTTCCCATCTGGACTTCTGCAAattgctgttggctgggctccccgcttgtgtcatcaaacccctgcaatttatccagaatgctgcagcctgataggtgttcaaccttcccaagttctctcatgttgccccgctcctccgcacactccactggcttccttTCGAAGCTTGCATCCACTCCAAGATCATGGCACTTGCctacggaacagcaagaggaactgcccctccctaccttcaggcgatgctcaaaccctacatcctaacccgagtactccgttctgccacctctggtctcttggccctcccacccctacggaAGGGCAGCTCCTGCTCAgtccagtcaaagctcttctctgtcctggcacccaatGGTTGGAACCAGCTTTCCCcaagagtccctgcccatcttctgaaacACCTGAAACCCTActtcttcaaagagtatcttaaataatcccacagcaccccttcctaacccctccccccaccactGTACTTAcaatgactgagatatgtggttgtcccacctagctatcttaataaTTAAGAGGAAGGCACTAACTCTAAGTCGCTCtcgataagagtgtctgctaaatgacaaaaaattCAATGTAAACAACACTCTGGGTGTTTTTCATTTCAGAAACTTTCATTTCCGAAACCTCTTTGACCCTGTTCACATTTCTTTCACAAATCTAACCATGACTGCATTCGTACTACAAATTCTATAAATACATTGGATTTATATTGTACTGTTCTATGACCCAAAGATGCTTTCAATAGTAGTGGAAACAATATGATGCTATTGCTTAGCCTTCACCTGCGCCGTCATTTAAGATATGTGAAAGGGAGTGAACTAGAACCCTTGAGGGAGGGAACAACTGTCTTGAATGAAATACAGCCCTCATACTCCCCTTCCCTCCAAAACATGCCCTGCTTTTCATTCTCTTGAACTCTTTTGCTCGACATTCTATCTCTCTCCGAAGCACTGAGGGGGAGACATTTGTTGAAGATTTACAAGGTTTTTTTGGGGAGAAGATTGATGAAAGAACCCTTTGAGCTCTCCAATGGTTCTTAACAGTtcacaaaagggttctttgcACTTTTAGTGAAAATTCAAATGTAGGGGAGCTGCTCATTCAAATATTTTGGGGTGTGGTTTGCGCACAGTTCTTTTTGTGCATCTGTGAGTGAGAATGTCATTCCAGTTGATCTAATGTGTTGTGTAATGCCTTTTCAGATTATATATGACTATGGcagagtttcccaaactctgtcctggggaccccaaggattgtccattttgttttttgccctagcacagctgattcaaagctTGATGAGAATTcattattttaatcagctgtgtagtgctagggccaAAACCAAAACCCCAGGACTGAGTATGGGAAATCCGGGAACATGGCCAGTGATGGTGTCTTGTGAAAGATTCATGTATGGCCTTGAGAACAGTTGAATAAATCAGGCACAAGAATTTAAAAAATGGGTTTTTAAATGGATCAACAAAGAACATTTAAGATAGAGgaaggttctttatagaaccattcTCCATAAAGCTTCTATAAAGaatcaatatacagttgaagtcagaagtttatatacaccttagccaagtacatttaaactcagttttcacaattcctgacatttaatcctagtaacaattccctgtcttatgtcagttaggatcacaattttattttaagaatgtgaaaagtcagaataatggtagagagaatgatttatttcagcttttatttatttcatcacattcctagtgggtcagaagtttacatacactcaattagtatttggtagcctttcctttcaattgtttaacctgggtcaaatgtttctggtagtcttccacaagcttcccacaataatttgggtgaattttggcccattcctcctgacagagctggtgtaactgagtcaggtttgttggcatTCTTGCGCAGACACggattttcagttctgcccacaaattttctatgggattgacgTCAGGGCTTtataatggccactccaataccttgactttgttgtccttaagccattttgccacaactttggaagtatgcttggggtcattgtccatttggaagatccatttgcgaccaagctttaactttctgactgatgtcttgagatgttgcttcaatttttccacataattttcctgcctcataatgccatctattttgtgaagtgcaccagtccctcacccccacaacatgatgctgccacctctgtgcttcacggttgggatggtgttcttcggcttgcaagcccccccttgttcctccaaacataacgatggtcattatggccaaacagttctatttttgttttatcagaccag
The genomic region above belongs to Oncorhynchus mykiss isolate Arlee chromosome 6, USDA_OmykA_1.1, whole genome shotgun sequence and contains:
- the LOC110526926 gene encoding ras association domain-containing protein 7; the encoded protein is MELKVWVDGVVRVVCGLSLETSCQDVVIALAQAIGQTGRYVLIQKLRGTEMQLVADDCPLESLSYLGQLAIEVQFILRRTGPSSTDGPNRPTLDRVHPLLRHPTPMPSRCREPKKALTFNLGPSTIPRRTKANKAWSPSPRASPEPRASPVPSLVSPTASPPPLSPSDPSKEEVFRQVLQQQEVLKDLESHLVALEREAEVWEMGRPVTPVPGLNPGLVEEMDVLETRMRQNEAELHGDYWEKQMQQEKDKEQDIQGHLHQLYASMDEYNFRLKDLQSHSSRLGQDFRVEARRRSSRPGTPQPEEALGPLREELHNRLQKGAEVDMSLTETKKALQTAELRLQERCEALEELNKELRQCNLQQFILQTGVPPSPSYSDHPLPDQTHPHLQPIATPYLCIAGLLEDDQTDTLTIC